In Equus quagga isolate Etosha38 chromosome 14, UCLA_HA_Equagga_1.0, whole genome shotgun sequence, the genomic stretch TCACCTACATGGTACCCGTCTTCCAGGACTTCAACCTGCCCCACGCCGCAGAGCGCCTGGACCTGGTGGGCACCCACTTGACCACCTTCCTGGCGGAGATGCTGCTGGGCTCTGGCTTGCCGCTGGGGCAGCAGGACCTGGACACGGTGGAGAACATTAAGCGTCGCTACTGCTACGTGGCTGCCGACTTGCTCAAGGAGCAGGCCCGGCCAGAGCAGGAACACCAGCAGACCCTGAAGCTGCCCGATGGGTGGACAGTCACGCTGGGCAAGGAGCTGTTCCAGTGCCCGGAGCTGCTGTCCAGCCCCACTGTGATCCCAGGGCTGTTGCCCATGAGTGTCCCCACCGTGGCCACACAGAATCTTCCCAAGGTGGCTCTGGAGGTTTAAGGGACATGCACAAGAAAGTGCTGCTCTGCAGGGAGTCCTCGCTTTTCGCAGGGTTCGAGGGTCGCTTCCATGCCAAGCTGTTGCACAGTCTGCCCCGTGAGGCCCACGTGGTGGTGAAGGCCCAGCCCAGCAGGAACTTCTCGGTGTGGATCGGGGGCTCCATCCTGGCCTCATTGCGTGCCTTCCAGTCCTGCTGGGTCCTGCGGGAGGAGTACGAGGAGCAGGGGCCCCACATCGTGTACCGCAAATGCTACTGATGCCGAGCAGCGGTTGGGGGAGTGTTGTGGGCAGTAAAGCTTCCGGTACCCAGTGGGCTCTGTCCTGCCTTCCCTCAGCGCTGGAGTGGTCCACTCCTGGACCCACCCAGACTCACCTTTTTCTGACCCCACAGACCCACCCCAAGGAGACCTGCCTCCCAGGGCATCCCTGGTTCTGCCCTAACTCACCTCCTGTGATCCGTCCCCAGACACACCACAGTTCTTATGACTCCCTAAACCCTCATCCATCATCAACACCCAACACGTCACCACGTCCTCACCCTGTCAAACCATCTCCCATGATGTGTGTTCCCCAGGGCACTCTCATGGTGGGGACTCAACCATGCCCACCTCCAAGACGTCCCCAGATTCTGACCTCTCAGCCCCACCTCCATGATCTATTGCTCTTGATATAGGCCCCCAAGATTCCCCTGGGTTCTCAGACCCCCCAATTCATCCTCTTGCTATATCCCTCAAGGACCCTCAACCAACCCCACAACGCTCTCCTCTCCAAAGAAACTGCACCGGGcactccatccccaccccagaaTCTTTCCATGAGTGTTCCGACCCCTAGGTGCACCCTCATAATCTGCCCCAATTTCTAATCCCTGCAAAGATACCCCCAAGATCCAATTGCCAAGACATCCCTGGTTCTGAGCCCCCCAAATCCACCACCTCACTGGTTTTCCCGTCTGTTTATCCAAAGTTCTCCTGCACCCTGATGCGCTGAGCACCCCAGAATCCTCCCCACAAGCTCCAAGCCCCCACATCCACCACAAAGATCCAAGTTCTGACCCTCAGGGGTTTCCCCAACAATGGCCCGCTAAAGGACCCCCCAGTGTCCAAAGCCCATGCCCCAAGttgcccctcctcccctgaaCTCTGCCCTCCCCACATGATTTGCTCCCCAGACTCCTTCCTTCTATCCAAGTGCTCCCACAACCCATCCCCCATCCGTACCCCAAAAGAACACCATGCTTTGAAACCCCAAACCCCCAGGATGGCCCCCACCACTCTCAGCCCACCCCCTTACTCTGCATCCCCCTGGAAATACTCTCGCACGGTCTCTCTCACACTGCACCTCCTGACCCCAGTCCTCAGCCCCTGGAGTCCTCCCAGGAAGGCTCTGGGTTCAAGGACCATCCCATGATGACCCCACTGATGCCCTAGGTCCCTCCCCTGTGTTCTGACCCCCTAACTCCCTCCCCAAAGGCACTCTCCCAGAGTTGCCCCATGATGAACCCCCAGGACACCCCAACCCAACCTTGGGTTTTCAGACTCCTGGGAACTCACCCCCAGGCCCCATCCCACTGGTTGAGACATGAATGGGCAGTGACGTTCCCAAGGGCTGCCCAGCGCACTGTGACCCAGCTGTCCACCCCCATCTCCCTCCGTTCCACTAGTCGTTCATGCCGTCTCCCCAGACCTCTCTCAGTGTACTCCTGTAACACCATCCCAGGGCCCTCCCTGG encodes the following:
- the ACTL9 gene encoding LOW QUALITY PROTEIN: actin-like protein 9 (The sequence of the model RefSeq protein was modified relative to this genomic sequence to represent the inferred CDS: inserted 7 bases in 5 codons; substituted 2 bases at 2 genomic stop codons) — translated: MDANHSNPLEPQSSPEATRPGLNPGSILENRPXGRTPPSMVSDRLPPKIRAVVTNMGTGTCRVGFVGQAQPTXTXVTTMGCQSQKLTPTGQLVLEMFISEATHMSPELTLVQHTWNGITVXWNLAELIWXHMLECDLRMLTQDQPLLFPDPPFSPTTNGEKMVEVAFESLYSATMYVASHSVLSIYXQGHVSGLVVDMGHGVTYMVPVFQDFNLPHAAERLDLVGTHLTTFLAEMLLGSGLPLGQQDLDTVENIKRRYCYVAADLLKEQARPEQEHQQTLKLPDGWTVTLGKELFQCPELLSSPTVIPGLLPMSVPTVATQNLPKVALEVXRDMHKKVLLCRESSLFAGFEGRFHAKLLHSLPREAHVVVKAQPSRNFSVWIGGSILASLRAFQSCWVLREEYEEQGPHIVYRKCY